aaatttatttttttataattttttatgactaaaatatttctttaaaggaaaaagtaagCCATCCTTCAATGTTAAGACAAAGGGGAACCCTTTCCCCAAACTATTTCTATgattaatatttactttttaattataatatatattcttattattattattattttacttgtttgCTACTCTTCTTTTTACTTTATGGGGatttttatataactattttttttttattaaagaattgtattatgagaaaaataaaaaaagttacgcAGCTTATTGCACAATGCACAACTGTGACCTTAAAGAATTGATTTTGTAATGGGGATGGTATGATTAAGGACAGGTGCTGATCTTTATATGGTATTGAACTTTGACATGATGCTTCGATGGATTTTTGGATGGTGAATAAAGGAaagaccattttttttaaagtttagtTCTACTACGTACTGTTTGATATTTTTGAAGCCAAACTCTTTGATAATCGTTAGGAAGTGGAATCAATTCTTGATAAATGTTGATCTTTCTGAATTGATACACATTTTTTTCAAGTCAGTGTTTGTTTTAGCTGCATTCTTAGAATGGAAAATAGAAAACAGATGGACATCTTTCCCTGCTTGGATGAAaagaatattgtttttaatatcCAGGATAAAAAATGATATCATTTGGTGGATGTAAGTTCTGTTGGAGTATGTGAAAAAGAGAGGTTATTTGCATGGTGGAAGAAACATGCAAATGGAATCAAGGTGAGCACATAAAGTGTTTGTGCCTTTATGTGTGGAGTCTGGTTGTGTTTGTGGTGGTTAATGACTCGACCCAACAAGGTTTTGTTGTGGTTTTTTGGTGGATTCTCAATGAGGCTCGGACCATGGAGTGGAAGCTTGTGCTGATAGGCCCAAGTTGGTGACTAGGGTTTACTATACATTGTATACACTTGTACGCCCGCTGCACTGTATTTGCTTATCATCTAAACTAAAATCTTCAGCAACTTTGTGGACGTAGACACGCTGCTGAAACACGTAAAACTTATGTTGTGTGTGATTGATTTCactttttgtttactttttctCGTGGTTCCTGGCAATGGAAGAGCAAAACACAGATATTGTTTGTAACTACTGTATATGCACTATGTTCATGTTACATTCTGAATGTTCTGTTTTGCAGTTGACATCTCTATTGCACATCTAACTTCTAACCCATGAAAGTTAAACTTCccattttatatatactaagaTTGGATTATGTCAAATTAGTAATATCCCAATGTTCTGTGAAACCTAGGATTGCCAAACCTTCTAAAGATTCTGCCTTGTTCAGACTTGTTAAATTAACACAGACCTCAAAACACCCATCATCAACAACAGTTAGCCAACAGCCGTGTTATTTCCCCGTACTTCTTCGTTGATCTCTTGAATTTCCAGAATTTCGACTCTACGattcatcttcttttttatctttactGCCACATCCGATGGTTTAAATatcccacacacacacaccctgCACTGCTGCTGCTCTATCAAATTTGAATCTATTTCTGCAGTATGAAAGGTTCATAAAAGGTGGGATTATGCATGGGACTtgcattttaataaaataataaaaaaagaactcGCCTTTCATGTTTAGAATGATTCTCCTCAATTTCCTGTAGCAAGCATTGCAGTCAACATTGATCCTCATCAGCATGCAATAATACTGCAATTGTGCAAAGAAAATAGAAGCTTTATTAAAAACTTTCGTTTTTTCCTGGGATTTAGCATTGAAAAAGCATTCCAAGAAACAGAAAGGGAGTTTATAAAGATGCTAAAGCACTTGCCTTTCCTGGCATGAACCTGGAATTGACAGGATTTGATAGAGGTGTacacagggaaaaaaaaaaaaaaaaatcttgacgGAAGCTGATGATCTGGAAGAGCATCATGGACCAACAGCTGCTCATATTTCAATTTGTGGAATTGTCTTTGGGaaattcttttccttcattttggaaTCCGATTCTTTGCGACGTGGGGAAAGAGGGTTTTATTTATTAGCTCCTAGCTTATTATCCCTAACTTCATGTTCAAGCCTTGTTTATTTCATATCATAGCGACAAGGGCAAGCATTACTTTCTGCTTGTGCTTTGGTTTTGCCTTAACTTATGCAACACAATGAAGCatctctttcttgtttctaaaggTTTTATGTTGCACAAAACAAACTCATCTCTCCCTCTATCTTTAGTCACAAGCAAAAGCAGAAACCAACCGCATAATTGACTCAATCATCCAAGAAGAAACTACATATTTGATTTATTCGACATCAATGTACATTGAAGCTTGTATAGACATGGCCTTATCAATCTCAGGAGTATTATGAAATATAGGTTTTCCTTGGCTTGTTGGATCCTCTCTGCTTGTAATCACCGAGAAGAGCAGAATATCCGTTTGATCATGGCAACTTTGCCAAGAGGTTTTCTATAGATGGTAGCAATTTGTTGTGTGGATGCTTTACCAACACTTGCATACCTACATGTTAGTGTCACCTTCTTCTCCAATAAACTCACCACCACTGACTGTATCTCTGCAAAAAAATGAGCATATTATGATGATTTCTATACTTCTTGAAAGAAAATTTCAGTTACTTcacccaacaaaaataaaaaatcatatgttCTTAAGACAAAAAGGAAGAATGATCAGTGTCACATTTCTGCATTCAAAACTTCCAACCAGTCACTGTACTCAATGAAATACTTGATTCCAATGCATAAATCAATGctcaatcatataaaaataacatttttcattttttttttctcaatgagGAAAATATCCGCCAACCAAATTGAGAAACACATGTTTAAATGAGGATATGATAAGACTATAACAGATGCTTCCTGCAGAAACAGTTCTTGTTACCTCCTATATCAGGCCTAATCATATGTTAATCTATTAGAGGCAGCAGTAGATTTAGGAAAAAGTAAAGGTTTTTCTTCTGTCTCATAGGGAAACAATAACATGTCTAATCATAACCTTTTGGTTTTGTTATTCCCTTAAACAGggaaaaagtaaaaagagaCAACGAACATATTCTTAATAAAGGGCAATATCTCAAATGTAGAAGAACCTGTTGGAATTTACCATTCAGTCTAGACATTATTTCAGCTACTCTCTTTTGACATTCCGCACATCCAATATCTGCTGATAGAACAACATCTTGGACCTGTTCTGAACAAATCACCAAGCCTAAGACCAAGCATTCATCTGTAAAAACTATGCAGCAAAcgagagagaaagggaaagagaagaagagtaCGAACAAGAGGCAAGGATAAAGATTCAACAGAGGCAAGACTGTTTCCCGAAAGAAGTAAGCTTTCTGACTTTCTGATTCCAATTCCTGGAATCATCTCCTTTTTAGGCCGATCAACAACAACAGCCATGCCTTTGTTATGAAACCATTCGAACGAAGACGGGATATCATATAAGGCAATGAGGTGAAAAGTTCAATCCCAAGTCTTAACTGAAGTGAGAAGTGGAAAAGGATCTAGGAACCACTCTTGCTGTGCTGAAAGAGCAACCCCATCTTTTGAGATGCTTCAGCTTTTGAGTTGTTGGAGAACAAGATGGAGatagaaaatgataataaaCAGTATAGAAAAGTGAAAAAGGTCTTATGCCTAGTGTTGACAAAGATGCTTCATTCACACAGACACAGGCATGCAGGCCCCACATATATAGTGTGTTAGGTAATTTTCTCGTATGAAATTATTCCCCAAGAGGTTGCTTATATGACCAAATCCTTTCTTACTAACTATTGAGTTCAATGAATCCATCTTGTCAATGAACGCCTCAAGTAGGGCACTGACAATAGTTCGACTAGCCatgaaattttaagttttaaccaCTTCTCTGCattaaaatactatttattttaaaattttaaattaataaaaaaattaaatttaagttttttatatttatcttaacaGTGTGAATTCGGctctttaataataaaatatttaattaaataaaatagagtataaaattaaattaaaaaagatatatttaatgttttatgtttatcttattaGTAAGAATATCTTGCGTCGATTTGGAAGAATCCGGCGATCATCGACCAACACGCGTATCTTCATGGCATTGTCTAGCTACCGATCTTCAAGACCATCGAATACGGTGCCAATCAGAGTGGAGAGTGGCCTGCACGCGCGGGTTAAAGTTTCCCGTCATTTCGGCGCGTGGTGCTCACTTGCCACCGGGAATCTTTCTGCCAATGCCATGAGTGGCGTTTTTGGGACCTGTGAGTCGGGGACTTCCAAGATTGGCCGTTGGTTCTCTCCTAGCGTGGCGCGTGTTCTGCACGCACTACAGTACCTACTGGTTACACTGATTTTCCGTGTATAATGTTTCctatgtagttttttttatgtcttgtctttttttttttcaataaaaaaattcaaaaaaattagtCCCCCTCTGCTTGGCTGTGCTTGGTGGGGTTGGTGTCCTATATCCTGCTTAGTCGGGTATGGGGATTTGATAACTCTATTATAGATAGAGTTGTGCTGTCTCTTAGACTTAGGTCTTTAGAGGTTAGCAGTCTGGATTAGATCATGTCAACCACTTTAATGTATTGAAAAGTTATCAACCGTTGTAATTGACTTGTTGTTAAAATCAAAGTTGTAAGTCCTCTTTAATAAATGGatgtgatcttttattaaaaaaaaataaaaacatcttgtGTCAAGGTTGACAATTTAATTTcattgaattaaataaaaacttttttattccatattttctgtattttatttaataagaatGGCATATTTAACTtacttttcttataaaaatacttataaaagtTACTAAAAATATCGATTAAATTGGGTTGTCAAATGGTATGCTTAGGACCCTTTGGGATCAAAGCTTGTTTCTAAGGACGCCTTTGACAACCTCATTATTTTTAAGtacttttagatatttttaaatatttacttcttaaatatcactcaaatataaaatattttttaattcaaatctttaacttttttatttaatcattaaaatttttcttaactctaaaagaaaaaagaaaatcactttgttaaatttcaaaacaaaaaataatattttaatttatactatttttattcaacattttctctctcatttcctaaaatctaataaaatattctaattcaaatcatttcactattatttacatatgTACTATGATATTCTAAGTATCCAATCCAAGTGTTTACAAGCTACCAATAATCATCATACATGTTTTTTGTTCTATTGGAATAAGCAAACACACTTCAATTCATTCATCATTAAAATGACAAATTAAACAATAcatgacttttatttttcaacgaTAGGCATAATATCGGATGCAATGTAGCATACCTCTCCACCCATTTGTAGTGTCCTCTTTGCTAATTCATGTGTCATACTATTTCCTTCTCTATAATTGAACTTTACTTCCCAATCAGATATGCAATAGAGAATGAACTTGATTTCTTCCACGAGAAAATCTTTCTACCGGTCGGTCTGCTGTCACTTAAATAACAGCCCTCCAATAGAATCTTGCCACATAGCTCTTCCATTTTACATTCAATGTACATGTTTACAGCTGATAATTGTGAAAGAATCCCCCAAACGCCTTCCTCCCTCCTCTTCTACCGAAGCCTCCTTCTCTCCAGAAATGAAGTCTCACACATCCAATACTGCCGATTTGCTCACCGGTGAGGAAGCATCACACGTCCACTGCCGATCTGCGCACCTGGTCCAAGGTTTGTCCGGCCACCTTCTCCAACGCTCATTCTCACCAATAAACTTGCCTGCAAAACTGATGTGTTTCTAGGTATTACTAAAGACAGAACACGCACGCAATTGCCCTTGAAAAAGCCTCTTAGCACGCGAGACTTGAGATTAGAGGTGTCTTGATTCTTGaaacttttcataaaaagagGAAGCTTATTATTTCACTTTTGAAATTGATTGCAGTAGTGATTCGGCCCAAATTcaattaatattcttttatgcCACCACTCTTTCTTTCTCACTTCTCTATTTCTAATTACTCTTAGTTTTACTTATTCACTAAGTTTTAATTTGTCATGCAGTCAGAATATAAAGGGCGAAAAATATTGGGAAGGAGATGGATTGATCATACTGGAAATAGCAGAGCTTTCAAAATCAGGGTGTTGCTTGAGGGTCCTTTACtctgttggggggggggggggtgtgggaTGGAGGAAAAATGTTAGTGGGGGGCGACGACGTTGTCCGATTGTGGCGATGACGGACCTGTTTTGGTGCGGCGGTGGTCTGGTTTCGTGTGACAGTTGTATGGTTATTCACAAGTTGAAGTTAGGCCGTGCAAATCTTTTCTCCATGTTCTTCTCAGATGGCACTTCGGTAGGTTTAATCAGATGAGATCAAATGTACTGCATCTAGGATAAAATTTCTTACGTGTCTTGTTTTGGTTGGAGGCTGTTAAATGCCTAATATCAGTCTGACCGTTCCGAAGAGGAACCCTTCTTCCACTTGTTGCCCCATCCatgcacttgtagcctcattctTGTAAATATCATTGATAATTTTTTGGGCATCCCTTTCAAAAGATGCTTTCTGTATGTGCAGATCACTACATGTCTTCATAGCCCTCCACAAAGTACATGCTTCATCTAGTTAAGAACTTCCATCAAAATTCTTAGCAGCACAGATAGAGAACATAATCTCCCTCCCCTCTACAGTCTTTTGCTATCACTCATATTCCCATTTTCTGCTTTGAATGTTCAAAGCTGCATCAAAGTTAATTTTCATACCTAAGCTATGAAAATTTTAGCAAATTATAGTTAGTTTTCTAATAATTACAGTTAACACCCTTAATTGTTTTTAATAGGCAGATAATACCCTTAATTACTATACCATAAGCATAATTCACGGAGTTCCTTCCACCTATCTCTTTTGCTAGGTCCAAACAAATAGACTTTCAACTCCATGTCCACTAAGCTCAGTTAGGTTAGGTaagtgagatgataatttttagttttagatagaagtttaaaatattatgttttaatattattattattttaaaatttgaaaaagttgaattttttattatactttatgtaaaaatttgtaataataagatgagataagaattttatattttatcttagtGGCCAAACCTAATCATCATTCCATAAAAACTGGACATTCAAAAGCACTTGCCAGGgctagattattattattttattttattctttttaagaaGAGGATGCAAGACTAGGTTTAAATTGTAgacaataacataaaaaaattaagaaagataaataaaccgaacaatattataaaatattttctagccTTGGGGGGTCAAGATCCCCTGACCCCCCCTTGGTTCTTTGAGAGGAGCAGTCAAGAAAATGTTAAAGATTATACTTAAAAGATAGAGGGGAATTGTCTTCCCCACCTCAACCGAGGCTGAGGTAGGGGAACAATCAAGACATATatattgtttggatagtgagttgagatgagattaacagagataaagttaaataaaatattattaaaatattactttttaatattattattgttttgagatttaaaaatgttgaattatttattatattttgtgtaaaaatttgaaaaaataataataataaaatgagatgaaatacttttaCCATTCAAACGAGATCTAACTCTAAACCCCACCTTGAGGAAGCCCCAATAGCCAAATTTATTAGGCAAATGTTgacaaaaatgattttctagTCTTTTATTTGAATCAATCATACTACTTGTTATGATGACTCCAAGTTTAAATTGCTTATCATCAAATCTCCAGATTCTATTTTTCTGAAGAGTAGAAAAATAATGTCtgcttgaaaatataaatatgagtatgaaaattttaagaaaaagcgaagaatagaaaaattaattcaatataaaaaagtttCTCTTTAGAAACTTGTCATTAATAATAGAcaatcaaattcaaacaaaaatttaactagcttaataataaaattagaatatgatattaatataacaaggaaaatgctaaatgtacttatgaaaaacttacaaaaaactTATTTCTCCATATGTCAGTTATTGATATgttgaaaatcatgaaatttgaaatttaagatttgagtttgaaaagaaaattaacaaaatgagttttgtaaataaaaatataagtaaaactgtaaatataaaatgatattaagaTTGTATTCCTAGGGGTACTAATTAGATGTGTAATACAATAATTAAGGCTTCGTTTGGGAATCCATCTCTTCTCATCTCCTTTCCAAATACCAATTAAATATAAACgctattcaattttaaatttgtagcttttatctaatcattatttaattattataattttttcaaatttctaaacaaaacacaaaaaataatataacattttcaaattttaaaacaaatatattattaaaagattgtattttaacaatattttaaatttataatatttttattcaatttttttctctaattgtttaaaacataataaaatatcttaactcaaataatgtgacgtccccaaatccccacgcccgaacacggggaaatcgagacgtccggatggtgaccacccggatcaccatcctatcgacgggtgccaagtgtgtgtaaggcaacatatgtgcacaaagaaacacgcagcggataacgaaagtcataactaagtactagaatttttctcaacgtaatacaagttgtttaaaacatacataaataaagtattacaaaaacacaaatacagttttaaaccaaatataaagcatagcatcagcaacccggtggagccgcatcctcgggctcagcctcctcctcttcgtcctccaactctgcaccaaaagctacggaaccaaaaatggtaccgcaggtaagtaaaacccaaacactaccagataaaaacacatagaactcaaacaatatgcatgaacatgcccaatgcacaaagcccaaaaacataattttccacacacgccaaaaatcccatttggcccaaaaacacatcttttccaaaaaccacgccaaaagtcacatttggcctttatccgactcaaaccagaatccattttatccgtatgcaccatgacctctcctaggggtcatccgcacaccctgactccagtgccacaccgcagagtaccactacgcatgtgacacctaacgagcgatgcccagttccgcgccccgcgcgttcgtagccaagcatcctctagccctcaccagcgaagggccacgaagtcggtgcgtagagcgatgcccggttccgcgcccggcgcgttcgtagccaagcaacccctagcccccgctcccgtcgtctagcgacaacccaggggacatcactcagtttattccgctcccgagtgaccagaggagctccaccgggataatactccatcccggcttggggtcatgatacacacgcacccgtaagaccacttacgccaatacacaggcttttcacactatttcacaaacacacgtgcatgcaccatgcaatgccataacaatgcataataaaataatccaacaacataaatcaaataaacaggcaactccgtcctccatccatccgacccccgaactcctcggattcagtccggaatcagccaaccaacagataaataattgaatgagcaatatatatttaaatctgaaaatagggtttggaaaatacttatagcgctatatgacaattttagaaaacacgaggcgttgcaaacggcggcgaaaaagcaacgtcacagtgaaaattcactgtggccgtgggttgtgaaaaacccacttttgaacggggacaaattagggcttgggattgatagggaatggtctagggatgattgtgaagctattggaagtggtggttggccgtgggtggcggcgaaaatggcggtgggaggccggatttcctaaaaaggaaagctagctcgtaggagctgttccggtggtcgttggaggccggaaataggtgggttaggacggcaagggaccggtgatgaagtggtgaagaaatggtggccggaggtggagcgacggcggcggatccgagccaaagccgtgcgggtTTCAAAgggattttccggccaaacggccggccggatgggggtaagcttcggtggggaggtgcgccggagggagatgAACCGAACggtaccggcggtgagccgcacggtggccggacgacggtagatcgggggtgagaggcttccggcgtgagggagagagaagagagagagaggccgggggggtcgacgcggggagagagagggaaaaaagaaaagaaagaaaaaaagaaaaagaagggaaaaagaaagaaggaaaaagagaaaaaggaaaaagaaaaggaaaaaaagaaaagagatgtagggaaaagacgaggtctaaacCTCAGTCCGAGAAAAataacactaaaccgccgcgaagatattaaaaactgtaaacaactaaaagaaataaaacacaacatcaattaaattaaaaacaattttaaaacgtaaataaattaaaataaataactaaaatattaattaaaataaagataactatttcagcgaaaatacacttaaaagtgggtcattacaaataattttattacgattcacaaatcattttattattatttacagataatATGAGATAGGTTGAGATAGCATCTTAATGAGACTTAGGTTACATATGCGAGTCTTTTGAGGGCATAATCTATTATATTAATgattttatagtattttataaCTCCTATATCtctcaatataataaaataaatagaattaaaTAGATGTTAAAAGAGATGCCTATGTTGAAGTCAAGAACCTAAAAGTAAAAAAGGTGCCCTTAAATATGTAGAACTCTCATCATTTTATAGCCATTTCCCTTCTTCTCGTGGAAAgtaatcaattttattttatgcattAACTCACCTTCTTCGCTGCATGccttctatttattttatgttactTTCAACTTTTTTACATGTAAGCCAATTACtttatttcttctctctttgcAAGTAGTTTCATCTCTTGGCAACTGTCATCTGCTACTTTCCTGTGATAGATGTATCATATCttatataatgaaataaaagtaaaatatgacTGTGGTGTATAGAATATTTCTATTTCGATTATCACTTCATTTCCATTTAATCAATTTCTTCGTATTAACTATAAAATACAACAATGAAATATCACCATAGATGCTAATATTCTTaatgatatttgatttttatgtgATAATCAAAATGAAATAGGATGTCGTTGCCACTCCTAAATCACTTCAATTACCATCACCTTAATGTCACCTAAAAAACTTAATCCTTAAGTTGACCCAccaaaaacaaaatgtcatttctTATAAAGTTTAATCTTTATATAATTATCATCATGGATTAGGATGTTGTGGCTTTTCCTAAAACATTTTGATAAGCACAATTTTAATGACATAATATTAAAGGAAGTGTTAAGTATACAAAAATatcttacataaaaaaatttagaaattaacgtgacttaatataatacgttaaatttattttataataaaaagtttttacGATGTGTCGGAATTCAGATCACTTCAAACTACGCTAGTTGTAAATTTTCTTTTGtgggatttttaaaaaatatttttcatattaatatttattctgATCAACAAACATCCTAGTAAATTCTACTATACTTTTATtatcaattattaaaataattacttcAAAATGGGTGCCCAAACCGAACGGGTCCAGGCAGATCAATCCACAAACCGAAAAGTTTTGGTCCTAATGGGCCAGGTTCAACCATTCCATAAAACGGATTGGTCCAATAATCCCATTAGAGAAACTGTCAAAATGGAATGGATATGCATTTTTTAATGGGCTTAAAT
This is a stretch of genomic DNA from Carya illinoinensis cultivar Pawnee chromosome 15, C.illinoinensisPawnee_v1, whole genome shotgun sequence. It encodes these proteins:
- the LOC122295712 gene encoding uncharacterized protein LOC122295712 isoform X1, whose product is MSSCWSMMLFQIISFRQDFFFFFSLCTPLSNPVNSRFMPGKYYCMLMRINVDCNACYRKLRRIILNMKEIDSNLIEQQQCRVCVCGIFKPSDVAVKIKKKMNRRVEILEIQEINEEVRGNNTAVG
- the LOC122295712 gene encoding uncharacterized protein LOC122295712 isoform X2, with the translated sequence MAVVVDRPKKEMIPGIGIRKSESLLLSGNSLASVESLSLPLVQDVVLSADIGCAECQKRVAEIMSRLNEIQSVVVSLLEKKVTLTCRYASVGKASTQQIATIYRKPLGKVAMIKRIFCSSR